The proteins below come from a single Spiroplasma endosymbiont of Atherix ibis genomic window:
- a CDS encoding septation ring formation regulator EzrA has product MKPLWDIDQIFKNPIYISAICIFFTCLFAAIVILVLMSIYKRILQIAAKTIDLIDDLKKSPLKYRLMRISMIFDETGSFEKELMIWRTKYEILFEIELQKVFRDFVELIEDKKNTRPNLKNLKKFQAVYQKTMTINKSVHEIFIETMNNLEIEFIQRDSLTFQKELFRILKDEVIMTTFKDIAIDQAKLKDTIDQIESLFEEFYFKLDEGRYKESWDYLLKIDQALIFLIELLDSIPYVISTITTVIPQMMIELKNKHITFGPVKKSLHLNAMKFGELENSIDNLRIKINNELQKLQFKKANRTLKEVFNQINTFKSEVENEDNLKSFFEVKTPSIRNKFDMIEHSSRLLERDFTKIEDITKQFSKERNEFEIAKASFIKTKTKADLLFSQIDLGTNSGEEINLFEIKNQMLALMEQSLKDMSALEKSAKIVESKSTNIDSLVNQVIFIQSILNQLDVKINQFKSIYELERFIDSIQELHLRLLKFSRENLKKISTQEEKEKVSNEIEKCNQDTLILARDLNDTIFLDYISQEIIVYLERYVGKVEGIEQVIYNCEKLFKERELDQLIGYSLQMLMKLKENRIR; this is encoded by the coding sequence ATGAAGCCTCTATGAGATATTGATCAAATATTTAAAAATCCAATATACATAAGCGCAATATGTATATTTTTTACTTGCCTTTTTGCAGCAATAGTTATTTTAGTTTTAATGAGCATATACAAAAGAATTCTTCAAATTGCTGCAAAAACAATTGATTTAATAGATGATTTAAAAAAATCACCATTAAAATATCGTCTAATGAGAATATCAATGATTTTTGATGAAACAGGAAGTTTTGAAAAAGAATTAATGATTTGAAGAACTAAATACGAAATACTTTTTGAAATAGAATTACAAAAAGTATTTCGTGATTTTGTAGAATTAATAGAAGATAAAAAAAATACTAGACCAAATCTTAAAAATTTGAAAAAATTTCAAGCTGTTTATCAAAAAACAATGACTATTAATAAAAGTGTTCATGAAATCTTTATTGAAACAATGAATAATTTAGAAATTGAGTTTATTCAAAGAGATTCTTTAACTTTTCAAAAAGAGTTATTTAGAATATTAAAAGATGAAGTTATTATGACAACATTTAAAGATATTGCAATTGATCAAGCTAAATTAAAAGATACAATTGACCAAATAGAAAGTCTTTTTGAAGAATTTTATTTTAAATTAGATGAAGGAAGATATAAAGAAAGTTGAGATTATTTATTAAAAATAGATCAGGCTTTAATTTTTTTAATTGAGCTTTTAGATTCAATTCCTTATGTTATATCAACAATAACAACAGTTATTCCTCAAATGATGATTGAATTAAAAAATAAACATATAACTTTTGGACCTGTTAAAAAGAGCTTACATTTAAATGCAATGAAATTTGGAGAGCTTGAAAATTCTATAGATAATTTAAGAATTAAAATTAATAATGAATTGCAAAAATTACAATTTAAAAAGGCTAATAGAACTTTAAAAGAAGTATTTAATCAAATAAATACATTTAAAAGTGAAGTTGAAAATGAAGATAATTTAAAATCATTTTTTGAAGTTAAAACACCAAGTATTAGAAATAAATTTGATATGATAGAGCATTCATCAAGATTACTTGAAAGAGATTTTACAAAAATTGAAGATATTACAAAGCAATTTTCAAAAGAAAGAAATGAATTTGAAATTGCTAAAGCATCTTTTATAAAAACAAAAACTAAAGCTGATTTATTATTTTCTCAAATTGATTTAGGAACTAATAGTGGAGAAGAAATTAATTTATTTGAAATTAAAAATCAAATGTTGGCATTAATGGAACAATCGTTAAAAGATATGTCTGCATTAGAAAAGTCAGCAAAAATAGTTGAAAGCAAAAGTACAAATATTGATTCGTTAGTTAATCAAGTTATTTTTATTCAATCAATTTTAAATCAACTTGATGTGAAAATTAATCAATTTAAATCAATTTATGAATTGGAAAGATTTATAGATTCAATTCAAGAATTACACTTGAGATTATTAAAATTCTCACGTGAAAATTTAAAAAAAATATCAACTCAAGAAGAAAAAGAAAAAGTATCAAATGAAATTGAAAAATGTAATCAAGATACACTTATACTTGCAAGAGATCTAAATGATACAATTTTTTTAGATTATATTTCACAAGAAATAATTGTGTATTTAGAAAGATATGTTGGTAAAGTTGAAGGAATTGAACAAGTTATTTATAATTGTGAGAAATTATTCAAAGAAAGAGAATTAGATCAACTAATTGGTTACTCTTTACAAATGTTAATGAAATTGAAAGAAAATCGAATTAGATAA
- a CDS encoding SDR family NAD(P)-dependent oxidoreductase has translation MKKNLNKDAYAIVTGASKGLGYAYCEELLKLQYNIIAVARNTNSLKELQKKYSNFKIETWDLDLSDLKNAYKLFEKSKKLDIEIVINNAGYGVWGYFYQTDLEKEMNMIDLNIKSLHIITKKFTQYFMEKNKGRVINIASMGSFTPGPVFSSYYASKAYVLSFGVAINTELKKLKSNVRVVTICPGALKTDFWNRSSSEQRAKLRNKSKSMSSSVYAKNSLKKALKVKKKNYIIFGTFNKLAKKLTKVIPEHIILNSVYKYQRKIK, from the coding sequence ATGAAAAAAAATCTAAATAAAGATGCTTATGCAATAGTAACTGGTGCCAGTAAAGGTTTGGGTTATGCTTATTGTGAGGAATTGTTAAAATTACAGTATAACATCATTGCTGTAGCAAGAAATACAAATAGTTTAAAAGAACTACAAAAAAAGTATAGCAATTTTAAAATTGAAACTTGAGATTTGGATTTAAGTGATTTAAAAAATGCATATAAACTTTTTGAAAAATCAAAAAAATTAGATATTGAAATAGTTATAAATAATGCTGGTTATGGAGTTTGAGGCTATTTTTATCAAACAGATTTGGAAAAAGAGATGAACATGATTGATTTAAATATTAAATCACTTCATATAATTACTAAAAAATTTACACAGTATTTTATGGAAAAAAATAAAGGTAGAGTTATAAATATTGCTTCAATGGGTTCTTTTACACCAGGTCCAGTTTTTTCAAGCTATTATGCTTCAAAAGCATATGTTTTAAGTTTTGGTGTAGCAATAAATACAGAATTAAAAAAACTTAAATCTAATGTAAGAGTTGTAACTATTTGTCCAGGAGCTTTAAAAACCGATTTTTGAAATAGAAGTAGTAGTGAACAAAGAGCGAAATTAAGAAATAAATCAAAATCTATGAGTTCTTCTGTTTATGCAAAAAATAGTTTAAAAAAAGCTTTAAAAGTAAAAAAGAAAAACTATATTATATTTGGAACTTTTAATAAATTAGCTAAAAAATTAACAAAAGTAATCCCAGAGCACATTATTCTAAATTCAGTTTATAAATATCAAAGGAAAATAAAATAA
- the tyrS gene encoding tyrosine--tRNA ligase, which produces MVRSILEELKQRDLLKQFTNEEKILNAQKQGAGLYCGFDPTADSLHVGHLIQIINLKRFKDFGFAPISILGGGTGMIGDPSFKSEERNLLTLEQVGKNIEGIKKQLNFLIPDINVINNNDWLGKMSLIDFLREIGKDFNLAYLLAKENIASRIEKGLSITEFSYTMLQGYDFYRLYQDYNCLIQIGGSDQWGNITSGTDYIASKVGRENSRACGITINLLTKKDGVKFGKTESGAIWLDKNKTSEYEFYQFFINQDDEDCDKLFKFLTTISLEEINKIKEDHAKEPFKRIMQKRLAQEVTIFVHGKEGLEKAEKVSEALFSGDLLKLNKTDLLSTINSFEKIKVQKNIKLIDLIVETKIASSKREARELINEGAISINSNNKYEEDTIVDKKMITVDNFIIIKKGKKKYFIVEII; this is translated from the coding sequence ATAGTGCGTAGCATTTTAGAAGAATTAAAACAAAGAGACTTGCTTAAGCAATTTACTAATGAAGAAAAAATATTAAATGCTCAAAAGCAAGGAGCAGGCTTATATTGTGGATTTGATCCAACAGCTGATTCACTTCATGTTGGTCATTTAATTCAAATTATAAATCTTAAAAGATTTAAAGATTTTGGTTTTGCACCAATTTCTATACTTGGTGGAGGAACTGGAATGATTGGTGATCCAAGTTTTAAAAGTGAAGAGAGAAATCTATTGACTTTAGAACAAGTTGGTAAAAACATTGAAGGTATTAAAAAACAATTAAATTTTTTAATACCTGATATTAATGTAATTAATAACAATGATTGATTAGGAAAAATGTCTTTAATTGATTTTTTAAGAGAGATTGGGAAAGACTTTAACTTGGCATATTTATTGGCAAAAGAAAATATTGCATCAAGAATTGAAAAAGGATTAAGTATAACAGAATTTTCATACACAATGCTTCAAGGATATGATTTTTATAGATTATATCAAGATTATAACTGTTTAATACAAATTGGTGGTTCTGATCAATGGGGAAATATAACTAGTGGAACTGACTATATTGCAAGTAAGGTTGGAAGAGAAAATTCAAGAGCTTGTGGAATTACAATTAATCTTTTAACAAAAAAAGATGGAGTTAAATTTGGTAAAACAGAATCAGGAGCCATTTGATTAGATAAAAATAAAACAAGTGAATATGAATTTTATCAATTTTTTATAAATCAAGATGATGAAGATTGTGATAAATTATTTAAGTTTTTAACAACTATTTCTTTAGAAGAAATTAATAAAATTAAAGAAGATCATGCAAAAGAACCTTTTAAAAGAATTATGCAAAAAAGATTAGCTCAGGAAGTTACAATTTTTGTTCATGGAAAAGAAGGTTTAGAAAAAGCAGAGAAGGTATCTGAAGCATTATTTAGTGGAGATCTATTAAAATTAAATAAAACTGATTTATTGTCAACAATTAATTCATTTGAAAAAATAAAAGTACAAAAAAATATTAAATTAATTGATTTAATAGTTGAAACAAAAATAGCAAGTTCAAAAAGAGAAGCAAGAGAGTTAATTAATGAAGGTGCTATTTCAATAAATAGCAATAATAAATATGAAGAAGATACTATTGTTGACAAAAAAATGATAACTGTAGATAATTTTATTATTATTAAAAAAGGTAAAAAGAAATATTTTATTGTAGAAATTATATAG
- a CDS encoding DegV family protein translates to MKIAILIDSSCGIKDTKQYKNLYLIPLMITKEDGQQITDDENLSSDEFYQLNDSQLLKTSQSVPGNVMEKWNDLLKKYDEVVCLLISKGLSGQYNTFKMFSQEYEYKNKIHVIDTNGVSIALKHQLELVIKLIEEGKTGLEIKDIVEQYYNKIIGYIIPKSLTQLVRGGRISKAAAGLAKFLKITPILRYNGEIDKQGKTRTFKKAIEEALKLLKDKYPNNKIIDISYSRADIQTLEIVKNVVKKLDLEIGLWDELANTITCHTGRETFAFMPYQVWGEKLWK, encoded by the coding sequence ATGAAAATTGCAATTTTAATTGACTCTTCTTGCGGAATTAAAGATACAAAACAATATAAAAATTTATATCTTATTCCATTGATGATTACTAAAGAAGATGGTCAACAAATAACTGATGATGAAAATTTAAGTTCTGATGAATTTTACCAATTAAATGATTCACAATTACTTAAAACCTCACAGTCTGTTCCTGGCAATGTTATGGAAAAATGAAATGACTTATTAAAGAAATATGATGAAGTTGTTTGTCTATTAATTTCAAAAGGTCTTTCAGGACAATACAATACATTTAAAATGTTTTCACAAGAATATGAATATAAAAATAAGATACATGTAATTGATACTAATGGTGTAAGCATAGCTCTTAAACACCAATTAGAATTAGTTATAAAATTAATTGAAGAAGGAAAAACTGGATTAGAAATAAAAGATATAGTTGAACAGTATTACAATAAAATTATTGGCTATATTATTCCAAAGTCCCTTACTCAATTAGTACGAGGAGGAAGAATAAGCAAAGCTGCTGCAGGACTTGCAAAATTTTTAAAAATAACTCCAATACTTAGATATAATGGAGAAATTGACAAACAAGGAAAAACAAGAACATTTAAAAAAGCTATTGAAGAAGCACTTAAATTATTAAAAGATAAATATCCAAATAATAAAATTATTGATATATCTTACTCAAGAGCAGATATTCAAACACTTGAAATTGTTAAAAATGTTGTTAAGAAATTAGATTTAGAAATTGGTCTATGAGATGAATTAGCAAATACAATTACTTGTCACACAGGTAGAGAAACATTTGCATTTATGCCATATCAAGTTTGAGGAGAAAAATTATGAAAATAG
- a CDS encoding DegV family protein, with amino-acid sequence MMGENLTIDEFYKLNDSQLLKTSQSIPGLMLEKWNELLKAYEQIVCLLISKGLSGQYSTCKVLAKDDKYKDKVFVVDTNGVSTILRHQFKWALELVKQRKKGQEIESIIEKANDKFILYIIPKSLTQLVRGGRISKAAAGLAKFLKITPILKYNGEIDKYGKERTFKKAIKEVIKVLKDFGNENFIDISYSRVNEEYIDEVKKIIIAENLKISLLDNMPNTITCHTGKETFALAIWKK; translated from the coding sequence ATGATGGGGGAGAATTTAACAATTGATGAATTTTATAAATTAAATGATTCTCAACTGTTAAAAACTTCTCAATCAATTCCAGGATTAATGTTAGAAAAATGAAATGAATTATTAAAGGCATATGAACAAATAGTTTGTCTGCTAATATCAAAAGGACTTTCTGGACAATATAGTACATGTAAAGTTTTAGCAAAAGATGATAAATATAAAGATAAAGTATTTGTAGTAGATACAAATGGTGTTAGCACTATTTTAAGACATCAATTTAAATGAGCACTAGAACTTGTAAAACAAAGAAAAAAAGGTCAAGAAATAGAAAGTATAATTGAAAAAGCAAATGATAAGTTTATACTATATATAATTCCAAAGTCCCTTACTCAATTAGTACGAGGAGGAAGAATAAGCAAAGCTGCTGCAGGACTTGCAAAATTTTTAAAAATAACTCCAATACTTAAATATAATGGAGAAATTGATAAATATGGTAAAGAAAGGACTTTTAAAAAAGCTATTAAAGAAGTAATAAAAGTGTTGAAAGATTTTGGAAATGAAAATTTTATAGATATATCTTATTCTAGAGTTAATGAAGAATATATAGATGAAGTAAAAAAAATTATAATTGCTGAAAATTTAAAAATAAGTTTATTAGATAATATGCCAAATACAATTACTTGTCACACAGGTAAAGAAACATTTGCATTAGCGATATGAAAAAAATAA
- a CDS encoding DegV family protein: protein MKIAVVTDSSSGIKNIKDYKDLYLVPLMITKEDGEQIADGESFEADEFYQLNDSQLLKTSQSIPGIMLKKWDELLKDYDQIICLLLSKGLSGQYNTFKMFSQEDEYKDKVHVIDTNSVSIVLKRQIELIMKLLKEEKTAQEIKDIIEKDYNKVVGYIIPKSLDQLVRGGRISKAAAGLAKILKITPILKYNGEIDKQGKTRTFKKAVEEALKLLKSNYSKSNIVDISYSRASKETLKLVKEIVKESNYEIGLFDEMPNTITCHTGRETFAFMPYQVWGEKLWK, encoded by the coding sequence ATGAAAATAGCTGTAGTTACAGATTCATCAAGTGGTATAAAAAATATAAAAGATTATAAAGATTTATATTTAGTTCCATTAATGATTACTAAAGAAGATGGTGAGCAAATAGCTGACGGGGAAAGTTTTGAAGCTGATGAATTTTATCAATTAAATGATTCTCAACTGTTAAAAACTTCTCAATCAATTCCAGGAATAATGTTAAAAAAATGAGATGAATTATTGAAAGATTATGATCAAATTATTTGCTTATTACTTTCAAAAGGTCTTTCAGGACAATATAATACATTTAAAATGTTTTCACAAGAAGATGAATACAAGGATAAAGTACATGTAATTGATACAAATAGTGTAAGTATAGTTCTTAAACGTCAAATAGAACTAATTATGAAGTTGCTTAAAGAAGAAAAAACTGCTCAAGAAATAAAAGATATAATAGAGAAAGATTATAATAAAGTTGTAGGCTATATTATTCCAAAATCACTTGATCAATTAGTACGAGGAGGAAGAATAAGCAAAGCTGCTGCAGGACTTGCAAAAATATTAAAAATAACTCCAATACTTAAATATAATGGAGAAATTGACAAACAAGGAAAAACAAGAACATTTAAAAAAGCTGTTGAAGAAGCTCTTAAATTATTAAAATCAAATTATTCAAAAAGCAACATAGTCGACATTTCTTATTCAAGAGCAAGTAAAGAAACTTTAAAACTTGTTAAAGAAATTGTTAAAGAATCAAATTATGAAATAGGTTTATTTGATGAAATGCCAAATACAATTACTTGTCACACAGGTAGAGAAACATTTGCATTTATGCCATATCAAGTTTGAGGAGAAAAATTATGAAAATAG
- the pgsA gene encoding CDP-diacylglycerol--glycerol-3-phosphate 3-phosphatidyltransferase gives MNLANKITFVRVLLIPVIVILLLLTPAIWVNYEAITQLGNLNVFSIGNYHLPLTYLIAGILFIIASLTDMLDGYVARKYNMVTNFGKFFDAIADKLLTNSVLIIFACFGILPIWLCIILICRDFIIDVVRQILANSAVVMAANKMGKIRATAEMVGLSILFFLGAQCWESFNQFGWINQIILIPMYITVVLSIWSAVIYINANKKVLFNSSTEKNDEKKSK, from the coding sequence ATGAATTTAGCAAATAAAATTACATTTGTAAGGGTATTGTTAATACCTGTAATAGTAATATTGTTATTATTAACACCAGCTATTTGAGTTAATTATGAAGCTATAACACAACTAGGAAATTTAAATGTATTTTCAATTGGAAATTATCATTTACCTTTAACTTATTTAATAGCAGGAATACTGTTTATAATAGCAAGTTTAACAGATATGTTAGATGGCTATGTTGCAAGAAAGTATAATATGGTTACTAATTTTGGTAAGTTTTTTGATGCAATTGCAGATAAACTATTGACTAATTCAGTATTGATTATATTTGCTTGCTTTGGTATTTTACCAATATGATTATGTATTATTTTAATTTGTAGAGATTTTATAATAGATGTTGTAAGACAAATTTTAGCAAATTCAGCTGTTGTAATGGCTGCAAATAAAATGGGAAAAATTAGAGCAACTGCAGAAATGGTAGGATTGAGTATTTTATTTTTTTTAGGAGCTCAATGTTGAGAAAGTTTCAATCAATTTGGATGAATTAATCAAATTATTTTAATTCCAATGTATATAACAGTAGTTCTTTCAATTTGATCTGCTGTAATTTATATAAATGCAAATAAAAAAGTTTTATTTAATAGTTCTACAGAGAAAAATGATGAAAAAAAATCTAAATAA
- a CDS encoding L-threonylcarbamoyladenylate synthase — protein MLTKNDILKAINLLKENKVIILPTDSIYGLSALYNEENRIRVNKIKKSQESKKLIVLFSKLKQVKKIININKKFKKNAKSKIPITQIVNTKENGSIALRKVKRKDLLSIINKTGLIFSTSVNYSNNPYLNKKEELDLFNKNVNEVFWDGELNGKPSKIIDLINDKVIRE, from the coding sequence ATGTTAACAAAAAACGATATTTTAAAAGCAATAAATCTTTTAAAAGAAAATAAAGTTATAATATTGCCAACAGATAGTATATATGGACTGAGTGCTTTATATAATGAAGAAAATAGAATAAGAGTTAATAAAATTAAAAAATCTCAAGAATCAAAAAAATTAATTGTATTATTTTCTAAATTAAAGCAAGTAAAAAAAATTATTAATATCAATAAGAAATTTAAAAAAAATGCTAAATCTAAAATTCCAATTACTCAAATAGTTAATACTAAAGAAAATGGAAGTATAGCTTTAAGAAAAGTTAAAAGAAAGGATTTGCTAAGCATAATTAATAAAACAGGATTAATATTTTCAACAAGTGTTAATTATTCCAACAATCCGTATTTAAATAAAAAAGAGGAATTGGATTTGTTTAATAAAAATGTAAACGAAGTTTTTTGAGATGGAGAACTTAATGGAAAACCATCTAAAATTATAGATTTAATTAATGATAAAGTAATTAGAGAATAA
- the rpsD gene encoding 30S ribosomal protein S4 has product MSRYTGSTFKKARRYGFSILETGKEFSKGKKRTTAPGQHGARRSKLSGYGQQMQEKQKVKFMYGLTERQFRNTYARAKKIKGITGTIFLQQLESRLDNVIYRMGLSLTRQGARQLVSHSHILVNGKKLDIPSYSVKIGDIISVKDKMQKNDKIVESLASNAGTVEFVKFDKTKMTGSLLRLPERKELNQEINEALIVEWYNRLIK; this is encoded by the coding sequence GTGTCAAGATATACAGGATCTACATTTAAAAAAGCTAGAAGATATGGATTTTCTATCTTAGAAACTGGTAAAGAGTTCTCAAAAGGTAAAAAAAGAACTACTGCACCAGGTCAACATGGTGCAAGAAGATCAAAACTATCAGGTTATGGTCAACAAATGCAAGAAAAACAAAAAGTTAAATTTATGTATGGTTTAACAGAAAGACAATTTAGAAATACTTATGCAAGAGCTAAAAAAATTAAAGGAATTACAGGAACAATTTTCTTACAGCAATTAGAATCAAGATTAGATAATGTGATTTACAGAATGGGATTATCTTTAACAAGACAAGGTGCAAGACAATTAGTTTCACACAGTCATATTTTAGTTAATGGTAAAAAATTAGATATTCCTTCATATTCAGTTAAAATTGGAGACATAATTTCAGTTAAAGATAAAATGCAAAAAAATGATAAAATTGTTGAATCATTGGCATCAAATGCTGGAACAGTTGAATTTGTAAAATTTGACAAAACAAAAATGACAGGTTCATTACTAAGGTTGCCAGAAAGAAAAGAATTAAATCAAGAAATTAATGAAGCATTAATTGTTGAATGATATAATCGTTTAATTAAATAA
- a CDS encoding nicotinate phosphoribosyltransferase, with the protein MKNRFNIDLKIFEDYYSADYFKKTKEILKKFKPNQLVTMQWFQRNEQTVICGIEIIKEILRLSKINNLTVEAVEEGEIVNSLEPVLKITGKYSDFAHFEGLFDGILSRASTIATNAKRILSAANGKTVLNMNDRMDYYTNQQIDGYASVIGGIKNLVTPASFEFLNENPNLNGTMPHALIASFDGDLIKATKAYKEVFPKNNLVVLVDYNNDCINDSINVCNAFKNEIYAVRLDISSSLVDKSLQNMEEKNQELHGVNPTLVKMLREKLDLNGHNNVKIIVSSGFNEEKIKIFESQNTPVDIYGVGDAITKNKIGFTGDIVLINGKKQAKFGRENSFSSKIKSIKYN; encoded by the coding sequence ATGAAAAATAGATTTAATATAGATTTGAAAATTTTTGAAGATTATTATTCTGCAGATTATTTTAAAAAAACTAAAGAAATATTAAAAAAATTTAAACCAAATCAATTAGTTACAATGCAATGATTTCAAAGAAATGAACAAACAGTAATTTGTGGTATTGAAATAATTAAAGAAATTCTTAGATTATCAAAAATAAATAATTTAACTGTAGAAGCAGTTGAAGAGGGTGAAATTGTTAATAGTTTAGAACCAGTATTAAAAATAACAGGAAAATATAGTGATTTTGCTCATTTTGAAGGACTTTTTGATGGTATATTGTCAAGAGCTTCAACTATTGCAACAAATGCTAAGAGAATATTATCTGCTGCAAATGGTAAAACTGTATTAAATATGAATGACAGAATGGACTACTATACAAATCAACAAATAGATGGTTATGCATCAGTAATTGGGGGAATTAAAAATTTAGTAACTCCTGCTTCATTTGAGTTTTTAAATGAAAATCCAAATTTAAATGGAACAATGCCTCATGCATTAATTGCTTCATTTGATGGAGATTTAATAAAAGCAACAAAAGCATATAAAGAAGTTTTTCCAAAAAATAATTTAGTGGTATTAGTTGATTATAACAATGATTGTATAAATGATTCTATAAATGTATGCAATGCTTTTAAAAATGAAATTTATGCAGTAAGGTTAGATATTTCATCTTCATTAGTAGATAAATCACTTCAAAATATGGAAGAAAAAAATCAAGAATTGCATGGAGTTAATCCTACATTAGTTAAAATGTTAAGAGAAAAACTTGATTTAAATGGACATAATAATGTAAAGATTATAGTTTCTTCAGGGTTTAATGAAGAAAAAATTAAAATATTTGAATCTCAAAATACACCAGTTGATATATATGGAGTAGGAGATGCAATTACAAAAAATAAAATTGGTTTTACAGGAGATATAGTTCTCATTAATGGTAAAAAACAAGCAAAATTTGGAAGAGAAAATAGTTTTTCAAGTAAGATAAAAAGTATAAAATATAATTAG
- the ytpR gene encoding YtpR family tRNA-binding protein produces MKVIQMKIFLKYVKNFNTIVVLFKNKKVMSTKKEQNCEILFHENEVIGLNIFNFESDDSFNLEDKRLQKKAEPFIKKYLAKFELENQFIIAKILECEKIPNTHLSICKLDNGKEVIQVICGAVNARKNLFTTLATVGSWMPDGTQINQGKLKGFDSFGMLCSAKELEIKQEKYNKPGIMEWEVEDSYIGRSIWEVLNEK; encoded by the coding sequence ATGAAGGTAATTCAAATGAAAATATTTTTAAAATATGTTAAAAACTTCAATACTATAGTGGTTTTATTTAAAAATAAAAAAGTTATGAGTACAAAAAAAGAACAGAACTGTGAAATTTTATTTCATGAAAATGAAGTTATAGGATTAAATATTTTTAATTTTGAATCAGATGATAGTTTTAATTTAGAAGACAAAAGACTTCAAAAAAAAGCTGAACCATTTATTAAAAAGTATTTAGCTAAATTTGAATTAGAAAATCAATTTATAATTGCAAAAATTTTAGAATGTGAAAAAATTCCAAATACACATTTATCTATCTGTAAGCTAGATAATGGCAAAGAAGTTATTCAAGTTATTTGTGGAGCTGTGAATGCCAGAAAAAATTTATTTACAACATTAGCAACAGTTGGTTCATGAATGCCTGATGGAACTCAAATTAATCAAGGAAAATTAAAAGGGTTTGATTCTTTTGGAATGTTGTGTTCTGCAAAAGAACTTGAAATTAAACAAGAAAAATATAATAAGCCTGGAATTATGGAATGAGAAGTTGAAGATTCATATATTGGAAGATCAATATGAGAGGTTTTAAATGAAAAATAG